The genomic interval CCGGCGTTGTCGCTTTGATCAGCGACCCCGATTCTCCGCCCGATCGAGTTCCGTCGACGGATGCCGAGGGTAAGGCGCGATCATTTCGCGCCGGCAACGATCACTTCGCGGCCGGCCTCGACCACGTCCGAGCAGAGGGGGAACGAGATGGCTCTCACCCGACGCGGCTTCCTCGAGGCGTCCGCCGTGACCGCATTCGGTGCACTGTGGACGCCGGGGGAGCGGCCGGCACCGCCGGACTTCCCGGCCGACGTACCCGTGCAGCGCGAGGCGTACCGCAACTGGGCCGGTGAGATCCAGGCGGACGGCGTCTGGACCTGCGCCCCCCGGACGGCCGCCGACGTGGTGACGGTGACAAACTGGGCGTACCGGCACGGCTACCTCGTCCGGGCCCGTGGCTACCGGCACACCTGGGCACCGCTGACCCTCCCGGCCGACGGTACCGCCGACCGGACGATCCTGGTGGACACCACCCGGCACCTGACCTCGATGACCGTGCTCTCCACCGCACCCGAGGCGGCGGTACGCGTCCAGGCCGGCGCCTCGATGGACGACCTCCTCGCCTTCCTCGAGGAACACGGGCTCGGCGTCACCAACACCCCCGCCCCGGGCGACCTGAGCGTCGGCGGGGTACTCGCGATCAACGGCCACGGCACCAGCGTGCCGGCCGACGGCGAGACCCGAACCCCCGGGCACAGCTACGGGTCGCTGAGCAACCTGATCCTCTCGCTCACCGCCGTGGTCTGGGACGCGGCGACCGGCGGGTACGCGCTGCGCACCTTCGACCGGGCCGACCCGGAGTGCGCGGCGCTGCTCACCCACGTCGGCCGGGCGTTCGTCACCGAGGTGACGCTGCGGGTCGGAGCCAACCAGAACCTCCGGTGCGTCAGCCGGGTCGACATCCCCGCCTCGGAACTCTTCGCCGCACCGGGCACCGGCGGCCGTACCCTGGCCAGCCACGTCGCGGCGGCCGGCCGGGTCGAGGCGATCTGGTTCGCCTTCACCGACAACCCCTGGCTGAAGGTCTGGAGCGTCAGCCCGACCCGACC from Plantactinospora sp. BC1 carries:
- a CDS encoding cholesterol oxidase substrate-binding domain-containing protein, which encodes MALTRRGFLEASAVTAFGALWTPGERPAPPDFPADVPVQREAYRNWAGEIQADGVWTCAPRTAADVVTVTNWAYRHGYLVRARGYRHTWAPLTLPADGTADRTILVDTTRHLTSMTVLSTAPEAAVRVQAGASMDDLLAFLEEHGLGVTNTPAPGDLSVGGVLAINGHGTSVPADGETRTPGHSYGSLSNLILSLTAVVWDAATGGYALRTFDRADPECAALLTHVGRAFVTEVTLRVGANQNLRCVSRVDIPASELFAAPGTGGRTLASHVAAAGRVEAIWFAFTDNPWLKVWSVSPTRPLTSRPVVTPYNYVFSDNVPEPVSELAEQLLNGAWALAPTFGQVQYTTAAAGLTGTLATDLWGPSKNLLLYVKPTTLRETANGYAVHTARGSIQRVVHEFARFYQRQLAAYQARGEFPVTGQVEIRVAGVDRAADVGVPGAEPPALSAARPRADHPEWDSVVWFDVLTFPTAPRAHAFYREMETFFFTNYTGSYAGCRVEWSKGWGYTDSAAWADPTMLTRTVPDSYRHAPDPTWDAAVAELNSHDPHRVFSNAFLDVLLPGTP